The Calditerrivibrio nitroreducens DSM 19672 genome window below encodes:
- a CDS encoding DUF2231 domain-containing protein, translating into MKREDVKEYNGENGKPAYIIYKGKVYDVTESRLWKNGKHMGRHKAGEDMTDFISMAPHDEKVLDKVKYVCDIEEDEIGEDPKEKWRQLYRRYHPHPIFIHFPMGVLYFGAFMLFIYLFFRVREFESTAYYALLFGGASVLPAVITGAISWYINYDRTITEIFKNKIIYSSLLVLLVVMAVLSKVLSSNHEDGNLWFYLYVITYFLAIPVMTFVAYNGGRITWPD; encoded by the coding sequence ATGAAAAGGGAAGATGTAAAAGAATATAATGGTGAAAATGGAAAGCCGGCGTATATAATATACAAAGGTAAAGTCTATGATGTAACTGAGAGCCGCCTATGGAAAAATGGAAAACATATGGGTAGGCATAAAGCAGGTGAAGACATGACAGACTTTATCAGTATGGCACCCCATGATGAAAAGGTATTGGATAAGGTAAAATATGTCTGTGATATTGAGGAAGATGAGATTGGGGAAGATCCCAAAGAAAAGTGGCGACAATTGTATAGAAGATACCATCCCCATCCGATATTTATTCATTTTCCGATGGGTGTCTTATACTTTGGTGCCTTTATGTTATTTATCTATTTATTTTTTAGAGTAAGAGAGTTTGAAAGTACTGCCTATTACGCATTGCTTTTTGGTGGGGCATCTGTGCTCCCCGCCGTTATTACTGGGGCTATAAGCTGGTATATAAATTACGATAGGACGATAACGGAGATATTTAAAAACAAAATCATTTATTCTTCACTACTAGTACTGCTGGTCGTAATGGCAGTTTTGTCGAAGGTTTTATCAAGCAACCATGAAGATGGAAATTTATGGTTCTATTTATATGTAATTACATATTTTCTGGCAATCCCTGTAATGACCTTTGTGGCATACAACGGTGGGAGGATCACATGGCCGGATTAA
- a CDS encoding ferritin family protein, with amino-acid sequence MAGLNDKNRQEKIKSIEEMIQIVLLRIPKEIEAMHFYTKAAEKSTSDEAKNLFLSLAQQEKGHEAELRRILNDLKQQLMELKNG; translated from the coding sequence ATGGCCGGATTAAACGATAAGAATAGACAGGAAAAGATAAAATCGATTGAAGAAATGATTCAAATTGTACTGCTTAGGATTCCAAAGGAGATTGAGGCTATGCATTTTTACACAAAAGCGGCGGAGAAATCCACATCAGATGAAGCTAAAAATCTTTTTCTTTCACTTGCCCAACAGGAAAAAGGGCATGAGGCGGAGTTAAGAAGGATATTAAATGACTTGAAGCAGCAGCTTATGGAATTAAAAAATGGATGA